In Erigeron canadensis isolate Cc75 chromosome 6, C_canadensis_v1, whole genome shotgun sequence, the following are encoded in one genomic region:
- the LOC122604006 gene encoding ABC transporter G family member 15-like, giving the protein MEIEPASCSSTTGGYYRDYDATNNDGEGEVSSLGGIKSMSMRERATNLVWRDLTVVLPNFGHGHTKRLLRGISGYAEPGRIMAIMGPSGSGKSTLLDSLAGRLSKNVVMTGDILLNGEKKKLTYGAVAYVTQEDVLMGTLTVRETITYSAYLRLPSTLTNEEVKDIVEATIMEMGLEDCGDTLIGNWHLRGLSGGEKKRLSIALEILVRPRLLFLDEPTSGLDSASAFFVVQALKSIARDGRTVVSSIHQPSSEVFALFDDLFLLSGGETVYFGEARDAITFFADTGFPCPTKRNPSDHFLRCINSDFDVVTATLKGSQRHYEEPKGPDAYIKFSTSEIKATLAEKYKWSKYAKRVQSKMKELSALSGPQMSTIKPSQAGWWKQLTTLTRRSFINMSRDIGYYWLRLIIYSIVSICVGTIFYDVGTGYTAILARGACGGFITGFMVFMSIGSFPSFIEDMKIFTRERLNGYYGAAVFILSNLLSSIPFMFAISLITGTITWNMVKYRHGFSRYVYYCLNLFASIAVVESCMMVVASLVPNFLMGIVTGAGIIGIMMMTSGFFRLLPDLPKPFWRYPISYINYGSWSLQGAYKNDMLGLVFDGLAPGDPKLTGEDVITKMYRLPLNHSKWWDLTAIFAILVGYRIVFYMVLSFKERASPFFRSMYAKRTLYRLNKRPSFKRFPSSRRYHNLRPLSSQEGLSSPIP; this is encoded by the exons ATGGAGATAGAACCAGCCAGCTGCAGCAGTACTACTGGAGGCTACTATCGTGACTACGATGCTACGAACAATGACGGCGAGGGAGAAGTGAGTAGTCTAGGCGGAATAAAGAGCATGAGTATGAGGGAACGAGCAACGAATTTGGTTTGGCGAGATTTGACTGTGGTTTTGCCAAATTTTGGTCATGGACACACCAAGAGATTGCTACGTGGGATTAGTGGATACGCGGAACCAGGTCGAATCATGGCCATTATGGGCCCGTCTGGTTCTGGCAAATCCACCCTTCTTGATTCTTTAGCTG GTAGATTATCAAAGAACGTTGTAATGACCGGAGACATTCTGCTCAATGGCGAGAAGAAAAAACTTACCTATGGTGCTGTT gcttatgtaacacaAGAAGATGTACTAATGGGGACACTAACAGTTCGAGAAACTATCACGTACTCTGCTTATTTGAGGCTTCCAAGTACATTGACAAACGAAGAAGTGAAGGATATAGTTGAGGCAACCATAATGGAGATGGGTTTGGAGGATTGTGGTGATACATTGATTGGAAATTGGCATCTAAGAGGCCTTAGCGGCGGGGAAAAGAAGAGATTAAGCATTGCTCTTGAAATCCTTGTACGCCCACGCCTCTTGTTTCTTGACGAACCAACGAGTGGCCTTGATAGTGCATCAGCCTTTTTTGTAGTTCAAGCTCTAAAAAGTATTGCCCGTGATGGAAGAACCGTGGTTTCATCAATTCACCAACCTAGTAGTGAAGTTTTTGCCTTGTTTGatgatctttttcttttatctggAGGAGAAACTGTGTACTTTGGAGAAGCAAGAGATGCTATTACG TTCTTTGCAGACACGGGGTTTCCATGTCCGACCAAGAGAAATCCATCAGATCATTTTCTCCGCTGTATCAATTCAGATTTTGATGTCGTAACAGCCACTTTAAAAGGATCACAAAGACATTAT GAAGAACCAAAAGGACCAGACGCTTATATCAAGTTTTCAACATCTGAGATCAAAGCAACACTAGCCGAGAAATATAAATGGTCAAAATACGCCAAGAGAGTACAATCAAAAATGAAAGAACTGTCAGCATTA AGTGGGCCTCAGATGAGCACGATTAAACCAAGTCAAGCAGGCTGGTGGAAGCAACTCACCACACTGACTCGGAGATCTTTCATAAACATGTCAAGAGACATTGGATATTACTGGCTACGGTTAATTATCTACTCCATTGTGTCCATATGCGTTGGTACAATCTTTTATGATGTTGGTACAGGGTACACCGCGATCCTAGCACGAGGTGCTTGTGGTGGTTTTATAACAGGGTTCATGGTTTTCATGTCCATTGGAAGCTTCCCATCTTTCATTGAAGATATGAAG ATTTTTACAAGAGAAAGGCTCAATGGGTACTATGGGGCTGCTGTGTTCATACTATCCAACCTCCTTTCCTCTATACCATTTATGTTTGCGATTTCATTAATCACCGGGACTATAACATGGAACATGGTGAAATATCGACATGGGTTCTCTAGATACGTCTACTATTGTCTCAATCTCTTTGCCTCAATAGCAGTGGTTGAAAGTTGCATGATGGTTGTTGCATCACTAGTTCCCAATTTCTTGATGGGGATTGTAACTGGGGCCGGAATCATA GGGATCATGATGATGACCTCTGGTTTCTTTCGGCTACTACCTGATCTTCCAAAACCTTTTTGGCGGTATCCAATTTCATACATAAACTATGGATCATGGTCACTACAG GGAGCGTACAAGAATGACATGTTAGGACTGGTGTTCGACGGCCTAGCACCAGGCGACCCAAAATTGACAGGAGAAGATGTTATCACAAAAATGTACCGACTACCTTTGAATCACTCAAAATGGTGGGATTTGACTGCGATATTTGCCATTCTGGTTGGTTATCGCATCGTATTCTATATGGTTCTTAGCTTTAAAGAGAGAGCATCACCATTTTTCCGATCCATGTATGCAAAAAGAACACTCTATCGTTTAAACAAGCGCCCATCGTTCAAGCGATTCCCATCTTCTAGACGATACCATAATCTTAGGCCTTTGTCTTCACAAGAGGGCCTTAGTTCCCCAATTCCATAG
- the LOC122602682 gene encoding E3 ubiquitin-protein ligase RFWD3-like isoform X2, which produces MDNYNIVIEIGDEDNDDETEEEEEEEDNDSEEEEEEEVATVESRVSPGPVKGKFMSQDINENNKNGSNDNEEFDASGIDGLCCPICMDVWTNGGLHQICCLPCGHIFGMSCIKKWLQQRRSSGKCPQCNKRCTLKDIRVLYASRLCVADAALQKKVRSLEAKCASLEKKNVDCCKKEVRSQEREADLHLEVERLTKKAKCLEGLLEDERRESQRLLTANEDYQRRVISGNGMGNGSGGLVYSTIFTLQREFQVDGARCFDMDASGELMIVARAGMGGTNLLTKISLAAPDEREDIQLPGNTKAVMSLCVRPCSRLALLASLGRKLSVVSTESSNTVLTYDLPAPAWSCSWDIDSSYHVYTGLQNGTVLAFDIRQTRIPLESRTGLSGNPVHTVISVAPGPSLPSGTKALLTASQIGICEWNFGSGEERPYLIPETNNQGVCISLAHTGGDDFVASFRPKIEMPTAVGVSQSPPTPSTSCGTEGSHIFYKRTGMQSYLKTGSFLSQMDSIRLPRSTIVNKPYHSPMFVSANDVTAELVLYDMSKLVVAQRLKTFARPVRDVRCTHIWNTCVLGCVSGNVVQLFS; this is translated from the exons ATGGACAATTATAATATAGTGATTGAAATTGGAGACGAAGATAATGATGACGAAAccgaagaagaggaggaggaagaagataatgatagtgaagaagaagaagaggaggaggttGCGACGGTTGAGTCTAGGGTTTCACCGGGTCCGGTTAAAGGAAAGTTTATGAGTCAGgatattaatgaaaataataaaaatggtaGTAATGATAATGAGGAATTTGATGCATCTGGGATTGATGGTTTGTGTTGTCCTATTTGTATGGATGTTTGGACTAATGGTGGTCTACATCAAATTTG TTGTCTTCCTTGTGGGCACATATTTGGTATGTCATGTATTAAAAAGTGGCTTCAACAACGTCGAAGTTCTGGGAAG TGTCCTCAATGCAACAAAAGATGTACACTGAAGGATATCAGAGTACTTTATGCGTCACGGCTTTGTGTTGCAGATGCTGCATTACAAAAG AAAGTGCGGTCACTCGAAGCTAAATGTGCATCTCTTGAGAAGAAG AATGTTGACTGCTGCAAGAAAGAAGTTAGATCCCAGGAAAGAGAAGCTGATTTGCATCTTGAAGTGGAGAGGCTAACAAAG AAAGCAAAATGTTTAGAGGGGTTACTAGAAGATGAACGAAGAGAGTCACAGCGTTTGTTGACCGCCAATGAGGACTATCAAAGAAGAGTGATAAGTG GAAATGGCATGGGCAACGGGTCTGGAGGTCTTGTCTATTCAACAATATTTACTCTCCAG AGAGAGTTCCAGGTAGACGGAGCTCGATGTTTTGATATGGATGCTTCTGGTGAACTTATGATAGTAGCTCGAGCTGGAATGGGAGGAACGAATCTACTTACAAAA ATAAGTTTGGCAGCTCCAGATGAAAGAGAAGATATTCAGCTTCCCGGGAATACAAAAGCTGTTATGTCTCTTTGTGTTAGACCTTGTAGCCGGCTTGCACTGCTTGCTTCTTTGGGGAGGAAGTTATCAGTTGTCAG TACAGAGAGCAGCAACACTGTTCTTACCTATGATTTGCCG GCTCCTGCTTGGTCATGCTCATGGGATATTGACAGTTCATATCATGTTTATACAGGATTACAG AATGGTACTGTTTTGGCCTTTGATATACGTCAAACCAGGATACCCTTGGAGTCCAGGACTGGGTTGTCCGGCAATCCCGTTCACACTGTGATCTCTGTTGCACCAGGGCCGTCTCTTCCTTCTGGCACAAAAGCCCTTCTGACTGCCTCACAAATTGGTATATGTGAGTGGAACTTTGGTAGCGGTGAAGAAAG gCCATACCTGATTCCTGAAACGAATAACCAAGGAGTTTGTATATCTCTTGCGCACACTGGCGGTGATGACTTTGTTGCTTCATTTCGTCCAAAGATTGAAATGCCAACTGCTGTTGGTGTATCTCAATCACCTCCTACTCCTTCCACCTCTTGTGGAACTGAGGGTTCTCATATATTTTACAAGAGGACCGGGATGCAAAGTTATCTAAAAACTGGATCCTTCTTGTCCCAAATGGATAGCATACGACTACCAAGATCTACCATCGTTAACAAACCATACCATAGCCCCATGTTCGTTTCTGCAAATGACGTGACGGCTGAGTTGGTGTTGTATGACATGTCAAAACTGGTTGTGGCTCAACGTCTTAAAACTTTTGCAAGACCTGTACGAGATGTGAGGTGTACACATATTTGGAACACTTGTGTACTGGGGTGTGTAAGTGGGAATGTGGTACAGCTTTTTTCTTGA
- the LOC122604249 gene encoding pentatricopeptide repeat-containing protein At1g08070, chloroplastic-like — protein sequence MENIINGSPWSYSIQPIHKQDSIFVKLECCKSIKELKQIHCYVIKLSPHQKIQQSFYKKIITISPKFNILDLAYIHSLFSKLDIIPTVKLYNTIIRSFGRNHPLLALLFYRDMLEKGFYGDSFTYPYVLKACTHLCTLEHGQMIHSQVVKNGFVMNLYVVNMLIRFYSECDHIECAQKVFDKSSEKDLVTWTTLIQGYVDIGCFEKGVELFEKMCGTGLIADEMTMVVLISACAKLRDSRLGMKLQKYMYDHGLNVNDVYICNAMIDMYMKCGDASLAGKVFNDMSVKNVVSWNSMILGFVQQGEFQIALDVFNDMKNRGVKCDDVTLVGVLNCCANLGTLEQGKWVHSYIDRIGIKVDGFVGNALIDMYMKCGLVEKAKFVFNHMKRRDVYTYTSMIAGLAMNGKGEKALEVFAKMLELGSQPNDVTYVGILMACSHSGLVKEGCRHFVEMQTVYNIRPQKEHYGCMVDLLGRAGLLTEAEDFIEHMTIEPDDLVWGALLSGCRIHGNVEIGERVMDKLDELDAEKDGAYILMSNLLSSSYRWKDAFKLREAMKERKIKKTPGCSSVEVDGVVYEFQKGDKSHGKTKEIYMLLDIMENHLKNSGQIID from the coding sequence ATGGAAAATATCATCAATGGTTCTCCTTGGTCTTATTCCATTCAACCCATCCATAAGCAGGACTCCATTTTTGTAAAGCTTGAATGTTGTAAATCCATAAAAGAACTCAAACAAATACATTGCTATGTCATAAAATTATCACCCCATCAAAAAATACAACAATCgttttacaaaaaaatcatAACTATATCTCCAAAATTTAACATTCTCGATTTGGCCTACATACACTCTCTTTTTAGTAAACTCGACATCATCCCAACTGTCAAGCTATATAACACGATAATAAGATCATTCGGTCGTAACCATCCTTTACTGGCATTGTTGTTTTACAGAGATATGCTTGAGAAAGGCTTTTATGGAGACAGTTTTACGTACCCGTATGTCCTTAAGGCGTGTACGCATTTATGTACGTTGGAACACGGCCAAATGATACACTCGCAAGTGGTAAAGAACGGGTTTGTTATGAATTTGTATGTTGTGAATATGTTGATCAGGTTTTATAGTGAATGTGATCATATAGAATGTGCACAAAAAGTTTTTGATAAAAGTAGTGAAAAAGATTTGGTGACTTGGACCACGTTGATTCAAGGTTATGTCGATATTGGTTGTTTCGAGAAAGGAGTTGAGTTGTTTGAGAAAATGTGTGGAACGGGTCTTATAGCGGATGAAATGACAATGGTGGTTTTAATCTCGGCTTGTGCCAAGTTGAGAGATTCAAGACTTGGTAtgaaattgcaaaagtatatgTATGATCATGGCCTAAATGTCAACGATGTCTATATATGTAACGCTATGATTGATATGTATATGAAATGTGGTGATGCGAGTTTAGCAGGTAAAGTTTTTAATGACATGTCAGTGAAAAATGTTGTTTCTTGGAATTCCATGATTTTAGGATTTGTTCAGCAAGGAGAGTTCCAAATTGCGTTGGACGTGTTTAATGATATGAAGAATCGAGGCGTTAAATGTGATGATGTAACATTAGTTGGTGTGCTCAATTGCTGTGCTAATTTAGGGACACTTGAACAGGGGAAATGGGTGCATTCTTATATAGACAGAATAGGTATTAAAGTGGATGGATTTGTAGGGAATGCACTTATAGATATGTACATGAAATGTGGACTAGTAGAAAAAGCCAAATTCGTCTTTAATCACATGAAACGTAGAGATGTTTATACGTACACAAGTATGATCGCCGGGCTGGCAATGAATGGAAAGGGAGAAAAGGCTTTGGAAGTTTTCGCTAAAATGCTTGAATTGGGAAGTCAACCAAATGATGTAACCTATGTTGGAATCTTGATGGCTTGTTCACATTCTGGACTTGTAAAGGAAGGTTGCAGGCATTTTGTTGAAATGCAGACAGTGTATAACATTAGACCGCAGAAAGAGCACTACGGGTGTATGGTTGATCTCTTGGGTCGAGCAGGGTTATTAACAGAGGCAGAGGATTTTATCGAGCATATGACTATAGAACCTGATGATTTGGTTTGGGGGGCACTGCTATCCGGTTGCAGGATTCATGGAAATGTTGAGATTGGGGAAAGGGTGATGGATAAATTAGATGAGCTGGATGCAGAGAAAGATGGTGCGTATATACTTATGTCAAACTTATTATCCTCTTCTTATAGATGGAAGGATGCGTTTAAGTTACGAGAGGCTATGAAAGAAAGGAAGATCAAAAAGACTCCGGGCTGCAGTTCAGTTGAAGTCGATGGTGTGGTATATGAATTCCAAAAGGGGGATAAATCACACGGAAAGACTAAAGAGATTTATATGTTGTTGGATATAATGGAAAACCATTTAAAGAATAGTGGACAGATAATAGACTGA
- the LOC122602682 gene encoding E3 ubiquitin-protein ligase RFWD3-like isoform X1 encodes MDNYNIVIEIGDEDNDDETEEEEEEEDNDSEEEEEEEVATVESRVSPGPVKGKFMSQDINENNKNGSNDNEEFDASGIDGLCCPICMDVWTNGGLHQICCLPCGHIFGMSCIKKWLQQRRSSGKCPQCNKRCTLKDIRVLYASRLCVADAALQKKVRSLEAKCASLEKKNVDCCKKEVRSQEREADLHLEVERLTKKAKCLEGLLEDERRESQRLLTANEDYQRRVISGNGMGNGSGGLVYSTIFTLQGLCVGTNAVHRTKGFPSIYLFFPREFQVDGARCFDMDASGELMIVARAGMGGTNLLTKISLAAPDEREDIQLPGNTKAVMSLCVRPCSRLALLASLGRKLSVVSTESSNTVLTYDLPAPAWSCSWDIDSSYHVYTGLQNGTVLAFDIRQTRIPLESRTGLSGNPVHTVISVAPGPSLPSGTKALLTASQIGICEWNFGSGEERPYLIPETNNQGVCISLAHTGGDDFVASFRPKIEMPTAVGVSQSPPTPSTSCGTEGSHIFYKRTGMQSYLKTGSFLSQMDSIRLPRSTIVNKPYHSPMFVSANDVTAELVLYDMSKLVVAQRLKTFARPVRDVRCTHIWNTCVLGCVSGNVVQLFS; translated from the exons ATGGACAATTATAATATAGTGATTGAAATTGGAGACGAAGATAATGATGACGAAAccgaagaagaggaggaggaagaagataatgatagtgaagaagaagaagaggaggaggttGCGACGGTTGAGTCTAGGGTTTCACCGGGTCCGGTTAAAGGAAAGTTTATGAGTCAGgatattaatgaaaataataaaaatggtaGTAATGATAATGAGGAATTTGATGCATCTGGGATTGATGGTTTGTGTTGTCCTATTTGTATGGATGTTTGGACTAATGGTGGTCTACATCAAATTTG TTGTCTTCCTTGTGGGCACATATTTGGTATGTCATGTATTAAAAAGTGGCTTCAACAACGTCGAAGTTCTGGGAAG TGTCCTCAATGCAACAAAAGATGTACACTGAAGGATATCAGAGTACTTTATGCGTCACGGCTTTGTGTTGCAGATGCTGCATTACAAAAG AAAGTGCGGTCACTCGAAGCTAAATGTGCATCTCTTGAGAAGAAG AATGTTGACTGCTGCAAGAAAGAAGTTAGATCCCAGGAAAGAGAAGCTGATTTGCATCTTGAAGTGGAGAGGCTAACAAAG AAAGCAAAATGTTTAGAGGGGTTACTAGAAGATGAACGAAGAGAGTCACAGCGTTTGTTGACCGCCAATGAGGACTATCAAAGAAGAGTGATAAGTG GAAATGGCATGGGCAACGGGTCTGGAGGTCTTGTCTATTCAACAATATTTACTCTCCAG GGGCTATGTGTAGGTACCAATGCAGTACATCGGACTAAGGGGTTTCCATCAATCTACCTTTTTTTTCCG AGAGAGTTCCAGGTAGACGGAGCTCGATGTTTTGATATGGATGCTTCTGGTGAACTTATGATAGTAGCTCGAGCTGGAATGGGAGGAACGAATCTACTTACAAAA ATAAGTTTGGCAGCTCCAGATGAAAGAGAAGATATTCAGCTTCCCGGGAATACAAAAGCTGTTATGTCTCTTTGTGTTAGACCTTGTAGCCGGCTTGCACTGCTTGCTTCTTTGGGGAGGAAGTTATCAGTTGTCAG TACAGAGAGCAGCAACACTGTTCTTACCTATGATTTGCCG GCTCCTGCTTGGTCATGCTCATGGGATATTGACAGTTCATATCATGTTTATACAGGATTACAG AATGGTACTGTTTTGGCCTTTGATATACGTCAAACCAGGATACCCTTGGAGTCCAGGACTGGGTTGTCCGGCAATCCCGTTCACACTGTGATCTCTGTTGCACCAGGGCCGTCTCTTCCTTCTGGCACAAAAGCCCTTCTGACTGCCTCACAAATTGGTATATGTGAGTGGAACTTTGGTAGCGGTGAAGAAAG gCCATACCTGATTCCTGAAACGAATAACCAAGGAGTTTGTATATCTCTTGCGCACACTGGCGGTGATGACTTTGTTGCTTCATTTCGTCCAAAGATTGAAATGCCAACTGCTGTTGGTGTATCTCAATCACCTCCTACTCCTTCCACCTCTTGTGGAACTGAGGGTTCTCATATATTTTACAAGAGGACCGGGATGCAAAGTTATCTAAAAACTGGATCCTTCTTGTCCCAAATGGATAGCATACGACTACCAAGATCTACCATCGTTAACAAACCATACCATAGCCCCATGTTCGTTTCTGCAAATGACGTGACGGCTGAGTTGGTGTTGTATGACATGTCAAAACTGGTTGTGGCTCAACGTCTTAAAACTTTTGCAAGACCTGTACGAGATGTGAGGTGTACACATATTTGGAACACTTGTGTACTGGGGTGTGTAAGTGGGAATGTGGTACAGCTTTTTTCTTGA